The sequence below is a genomic window from Corythoichthys intestinalis isolate RoL2023-P3 chromosome 12, ASM3026506v1, whole genome shotgun sequence.
tagtgtttatatctccacctcgtaaaggacacattttcctctgaatgctctgccatcatatccctctgcatctgttttgcgtgtgtgtgtgtgtgtgtgtgtgtgtgtgtgtgtgtgtgtgtgtgtttgccgcacgcgctgtttcggtttgtgtgtgaaaacactggTGCCATGCGCATGCTCAGTAGCGCTTTGGCTATCAAATCGACAGGGATCCTCATTTGTCAGtgcaccggctctgaagtagaTGCACTATTAGGCTTGAGCGTTTACGttccagaatgggggatcacgtgagatttgacaacaacggagccatattggaagcaggtctggctcgtgggacattaaactttaacttgccagttcgataaagagacaaactcgttactaagatgaagaacagatatgtgatcaaacttgagGATGTGAACAATATAGACCCTGttgaagccgaagacaaatggagtaaagatgtcaacaggcttccacaattacgcgaaatggacattctgctgtatttattgtttggtgtatgttactaaactcatcagggattccgaaattacaaatcagtACAAAGCCACGaatagttttgctgcggatgggtgcaggacttgcacattatgaccgtatcaaaggcaactccatcgttcttgcaaaggtaggctatgtgtgtttactattttctttgccatgaacttgaacgcaccccaagtcttggatgacaaataaacagagcggaGTTGACTCGCTACggttggtagtttcttcaatttgttcaaagtaagtaacgcaccgcttttgaccgtcagtaacagcAACGGCGTCTCAAAATGCTACAAGGGCAAGTACAAAAGTAAAAATCAAAATCGtataaaacggtgaaaaaaaatgtcaaaagctCGTCGACATCAACTAACCAAAGGTTTATCTCGGAAAAAGACCCGTCGTTTTCGTTGGCATCACCATTGGAGGCGTAAACGCGGGCAGGATCACCGTGGACCTTCAAGCGGATTCCGTGACAAAGACTGCCAAGAATTTCCGGGCCCCGTACACTGGAGAGAAGGGGTTTTACTTTAACATTTCCACTTTTCACTGCATCATTCCAAAACTCATGCCAAGGCAGCGACTTCACCAATGGACAGGAGGCAGGTCCGTCTACAGCAAGACCTTCAATGACGAGAGCTTCCAGCTCAAGCACAAAGGCATTGGAAAACTTTCCATAGCCAGTGCTGGATCCATCACCAATGGCTCGCAGTTTCTCCTCTGCACTGATAAAACCGACTGGTTTAACGGGAAACACGTAGTGTTTGGCAAAGGTTTGAAGAGGACGGCGGTGCTGAAGAGCATGGTAAAGCAAGGTTCCTCCAGTGGGGAAAACCAAAGCCAAAGTGGTCATTTCTGACTGTGGCGAGCTCAAGTAGACACACCTACCCTGATGCCagcccttttcagaggatgctTTTCGCTGTCGACTAACATCAATTTGGTCCCCTTCTCCTGTAAACAAAGAAATAGGACTTTgcttttgaaataaatacattattatttaaaaaacatatatatcatCTATGATGCAGCCAGGACCATTAATAGGTGATTACCAAAATTGCGTAAAATTATTGATAATACTCTCTTCTGAGCCTCTCAATTGTAAATATTGTCTTATTTATTTATGcttaattaatattatttttatgtctatattatattttttaattaactaaaaagcaaaataatataaattgaTTTATTACAAATTTAatactgtttttaaaaaatgtatataattattttttcaaatgaaagacattatttttaagtcttttttttgacattacatacttttacttttgattcatattcattatttatatttagagtaatttttaaaaagaatattttttaattaaaaaatgtaaatattgtattttttttatgtatttattcatttacattttttaaaatatatttattttaaaaatatatatggcggaaaacacagacaaggctgaaaaagcaggttctgctcttttgtttcaacccagccataaaaagaagctaagtaattatatttattattggaaatgtctatcatttttagcttaaaatcattcattaaaaattaaaaatgaaaagaaaacgtttaaaaaggtaaatatttcaaaaagaacatctcgaccactccttgatgtctgcaatttctgcattgcgacccttgttatattaccgtgtttcacccataaaatcccccaaaagtgtGGGCTTtcccagctgtgtcttgacacttggtgagagATGCtgcacggagtttttggatcgaaaaaaggtaagtatgtgataatatctcattaaaatcatggcgtccttaattatgctctctcatgttctcacctccagttagggttttagggattaaaaatgattttgtttttttttaacttgtcttttcagctgtttgacacgaagaatggaagtctaagtgtccggttggtctgaacagttttaatgtttcacattgagagtatgacttactcccattgtgatgatTCACCatatctcgtttattatgacaaagcagctaaCAGGAATGGGTTATGAGgggacacaaaaaaagaaagaaaagaaacaaacaacaagaaatac
It includes:
- the LOC130927211 gene encoding peptidyl-prolyl cis-trans isomerase A-like: MSLPVVFVGITIGGVNAGRITVDLQADSVTKTAKNFRAPYTGEKGFYFNISTFHCIIPKLMPRQRLHQWTGGRSVYSKTFNDESFQLKHKGIGKLSIASAGSITNGSQFLLCTDKTDWFNGKHVVFGKGLKRTAVLKSMVKQGSSSGENQSQSGHF